Proteins encoded within one genomic window of Spodoptera frugiperda isolate SF20-4 chromosome 7, AGI-APGP_CSIRO_Sfru_2.0, whole genome shotgun sequence:
- the LOC118266428 gene encoding probable methylcrotonoyl-CoA carboxylase beta chain, mitochondrial: MLKLVRGIRRLNQCRHNHATVIGSEPNRTDPFYQENKAKMDELVEELRQKTGDAIKGGPEEAVKRHTARGKLLVRDRINRLVDEGSDVLELSTLAAADMYKGQVPSAGIVTAIGKVHGRDCMIVANDATVKGGTYFPMTVKKHLRAQAIAQECRLPCIYLVDSGGAHLPDQADVFPDREHFGRIFYNQANMSAEGIPQISVVMGSCTAGGAYIPSMSDESIIIKNQGTIFLAGPPLVKAGTGETVTAEELGGADLHCRQSGVTDHYALDDEHALHLARNTVANLNWNNEQRTRIHTPKVDEPVHDVNDLHGIVGANIQRPFDMREVVARIVDGSRFHEFKQLYGETLVCGFASIYGHPVGVIGNNGVLYSEAALKGSHFIQLCAARKIPLLFLQNITGFMIGKDAEAGGIAKNGAKMVTAVSCFKGPKITVLVGGSYGAGNYGMCGRAYSPSFLYMWPNARISVMGGPQAATVLSLVAKEKAERSGKPWTAEDDKKVRAPLEEMFEREGRPYYSTARLWDDGVIAPKDTRKVIGLSLSAALNAPFRESKFGVFRM, encoded by the coding sequence ATGCTCAAACTAGTCAGAGGGATACGGCGGTTGAACCAATGCCGGCACAATCACGCTACCGTCATTGGCTCCGAGCCGAACAGAACTGATCCTTTCTACCAAGAGAATAAGGCCAAAATGGACGAGCTTGTCGAAGAATTACGGCAGAAAACCGGTGACGCCATCAAAGGCGGCCCGGAGGAGGCCGTAAAGAGGCACACGGCAAGAGGAAAACTGCTCGTCAGGGACAGGATTAACCGGTTGGTGGACGAGGGAAGCGACGTTTTAGAACTGAGTACGCTAGCCGCCGCCGACATGTACAAAGGGCAAGTGCCGAGCGCCGGCATCGTCACCGCCATTGGCAAAGTTCACGGTCGTGACTGCATGATTGTGGCTAATGACGCTACTGTTAAAGGAGGTACTTATTTCCCTATGACAGTGAAGAAGCATCTGAGAGCTCAAGCGATCGCACAGGAGTGTCGTCTTCCGTGCATTTATCTCGTGGATTCCGGAGGTGCGCATTTACCCGATCAAGCTGATGTCTTCCCGGACAGAGAACACTTCGGAAGGATATTTTACAATCAAGCAAATATGTCAGCGGAAGGAATTCCGCAGATCTCGGTAGTTATGGGCTCATGTACCGCTGGAGGCGCGTACATTCCTAGCATGTCTGATGAAAGTATCATCATTAAAAATCAAGGAACCATTTTCTTAGCCGGCCCACCATTGGTGAAGGCTGGCACAGGCGAAACAGTGACTGCTGAAGAATTAGGAGGTGCTGATCTACACTGTCGCCAATCCGGAGTCACCGACCATTATGCTTTGGATGATGAGCATGCCTTACATTTAGCTAGGAACACTGTCGCCAATTTAAATTGGAATAATGAACAGAGAACCCGAATCCACACACCAAAAGTTGACGAACCTGTCCATGACGTAAACGATCTTCATGGTATTGTTGGAGCCAACATTCAAAGACCGTTCGACATGCGTGAAGTTGTCGCTAGGATAGTGGACGGAAGTAGATTCCATGAATTCAAACAACTTTATGGAGAAACCTTGGTATGTGGTTTTGCATCTATTTATGGTCATCCTGTCGGAGTGATCGGTAATAATGGTGTCTTGTATTCAGAGGCAGCTTTGAAAGGATCTCATTTCATTCAACTTTGCGCAGCTAGGAAGATTCCTCTACTATTCTTACAGAACATCACAGGTTTCATGATCGGCAAAGACGCTGAAGCCGGAGGTATTGCCAAAAACGGAGCTAAGATGGTGACAGCTGTCAGTTGTTTCAAAGGACCCAAGATCACAGTGCTGGTCGGAGGCAGTTATGGTGCTGGAAACTACGGCATGTGTGGTCGTGCATACTCTCCCAGTTTCCTGTACATGTGGCCCAACGCAAGGATCTCAGTAATGGGTGGCCCACAAGCGGCTACTGTACTGTCGTTGGTGGCTAAGGAGAAAGCTGAGAGGAGTGGAAAGCCTTGGACTGCGGAGGATGACAAGAAAGTGAGAGCACCTTTGGAAGAAATGTTCGAGAGAGAAGGACGGCCATACTACAGTACTGCTAGACTATGGGACGACGGTGTCATCGCTCCCAAGGACACGAGGAAAGTGATAGGACTCAGTTTGTCCGCAGCCTTGAACGCTCCGTTTAGAGAGAGCAAATTCGGTGTGTTCAGAATGTGA